The proteins below are encoded in one region of Saccopteryx leptura isolate mSacLep1 chromosome 1, mSacLep1_pri_phased_curated, whole genome shotgun sequence:
- the CIMIP4 gene encoding ciliary microtubule inner protein 4 isoform X1: MELGHQAGTTALTRVYQNNKEGQQDMDPRRTSHSPLDSSTFKHQAPVSPQPSLHQGGSPQGSSLGQDNLKGLWPPPPSAASRNGIMPESLKNGRYTPSPRESKATFQDGAQPCQGLKEGPNSRAQGQRSNIIPDNIHHKFGSNKVDQMGSEEQAQRETGEVLEGQKRASSWPSRTQNSEEVSDIFSDYYDLGYNMRSNLFQGASEETESLMKASYTPEVIEKSVMDLEHWHGRKMDDLGRWHQKNVMNMNLQKALDKKYEESSKGRNPKS; this comes from the exons atggagctgggCCACCAAGCAG GTACAACCGCTTTGACCAGGGTCTATCAGAACAACAAGGAAGGCCAGCAGGACATGGACCCCAGGAGAACTTCCCACAGCCCCTTGGATAGCTCCACGTTCAAGCACCAGGCCCCAGTCTCCCCGCAGCCGTCCCTGCACCAGGGAGGCAGTCCCCAAGGCAGCTCCCTGGGGCAGGACAACCTGAAGGGGCTCTGGCCTCCACCCCCTTCAGCTGCCAGCAGGAATGGAATCATGCCTGAGTCCCTGAAGAATGGGCGCTACACACCCTCCCCAAGGGAGAGCAAGGCCACCTTCCAAGATGGGGCTCAGCCATGCCAGGGGCTGAAGGAAGGCCCCAactccagggcccagggccagagGAGCAACATCATTCCTGACAACATTCACCACAAGTTTGGGAGCAACAAGGTGGACCAGATGGGCTCCGAAGAGCAG GCTCAAAGGGAAACTGGTGAAGTCTTGGAGGGCCAGAAGAGGGCAAGCTCGTGGCCCAGCAGGACCCAGAATTCTGAGGAAGTCTCCGACATCTTCTCAGACTACTATGACCTGGGCTATAACATGCGGTCAAATCTGTTTCAAG GGGCCTCTGAGGAGACGGAGAGCCTCATGAAGGCCTCTTACACCCCAGAAGTGATCGAGAAATCAGTCATGGACTTAGAGCACTGGCATGGCAGGAAGATGGATGATCTGG GACGGTGGCACCAGAAAAACGTCATGAACATGAACTTGCAGAAAGCActggataaaaaatatgaagaaagtaGCAAAGGCAGGAACCCGAAGTCCTAG